From a single Nicotiana tomentosiformis chromosome 2, ASM39032v3, whole genome shotgun sequence genomic region:
- the LOC108947038 gene encoding uncharacterized protein isoform X1 has translation MNQEGCSSKNKKISNRIPAGSLASLRNQRVSSLTTKRTFQATRSNENEERQSEGGLPSSLRNQKVSSLSTKTVLKAIRSNANGEWQSKGGSQLQEQVQQVPQNSTSLATQGVHEQVQQENMDSITPASQRVHERSDDSTNHETIEQFEEQGPSSPKRKRGCTQMPNVHSRKERKIIILNEYNQPVGPTKEVVKELGSFLGTLAMSGTFCPLNVFNWRKLDTKDDVWKYIKFVLLGESIRIN, from the exons ATGAATCAAGAAGGGTGCTCAagcaaaaataagaaaatatccAACCGCATTCCAGCCGGATCACTTGCATCTTTGCGAAATCAAAGGGTTTCGTCGTTGACAACAAAAAGAACCTTCCAAGCTACAAGGTCAAATGAAAATGAAGAACGACAATCAGAAGGTGGATTACCTTCATCTTTGCGAAACCAAAAGGTTTCATCGTTGTCAACAAAAACAGTCTTGAAAGCTATAAGGTCAAATGCAAATGGAGAATGGCAATCTAAAGGTGGATCTCAATTGCAAGAACAAGTGCAACAAGTTCCACAAAATTCCACCTCTTTAGCAACACAAGGAGTACATGAACAAGTGCAACAAGAGAATATGGATTCCATCACTCCTGCATCACAGAGAGTACATGAACGATCTGATGATTCTACCAATCATGAAACAATTGAACAATTTGAGGAACAAG GCCCCTCCTCGccaaaaagaaaaagaggttgcACTCAAATGCCAAATGTTCATAGTAGAAAGGAGCGTAAAATAATCATTCTAAATGAGTATAATCAACCCGTTGGTCCTACTAAAGAAGTAGTAAAAGAGTTGGGTAGCTTCCTCGGCACATTGGCAATGAGTGGGACTTTTTGTCCTCTTAATGTATTTAATTGGagaaaactagacacaaaagaTGATGTGTGGAAATATATCAAG TTTGTACTTCTTGGAGAAAGTATAAGAATCAATTGA
- the LOC108947038 gene encoding uncharacterized protein isoform X2 — MNQEGCSSKNKKISNRIPAGSLASLRNQRVSSLTTKRTFQATRSNENEERQSEGGLPSSLRNQKVSSLSTKTVLKAIRSNANGEWQSKGGSQLQEQVQQVPQNSTSLATQGVHEQVQQENMDSITPASQRVHERSDDSTNHETIEQFEEQGPSSPKRKRGCTQMPNVHSRKERKIIILNEYNQPVGPTKEVVKELGSFLGTLAMSGTFCPLNVFNWRKLDTKDDVWKYIKETYDIPDEAK; from the exons ATGAATCAAGAAGGGTGCTCAagcaaaaataagaaaatatccAACCGCATTCCAGCCGGATCACTTGCATCTTTGCGAAATCAAAGGGTTTCGTCGTTGACAACAAAAAGAACCTTCCAAGCTACAAGGTCAAATGAAAATGAAGAACGACAATCAGAAGGTGGATTACCTTCATCTTTGCGAAACCAAAAGGTTTCATCGTTGTCAACAAAAACAGTCTTGAAAGCTATAAGGTCAAATGCAAATGGAGAATGGCAATCTAAAGGTGGATCTCAATTGCAAGAACAAGTGCAACAAGTTCCACAAAATTCCACCTCTTTAGCAACACAAGGAGTACATGAACAAGTGCAACAAGAGAATATGGATTCCATCACTCCTGCATCACAGAGAGTACATGAACGATCTGATGATTCTACCAATCATGAAACAATTGAACAATTTGAGGAACAAG GCCCCTCCTCGccaaaaagaaaaagaggttgcACTCAAATGCCAAATGTTCATAGTAGAAAGGAGCGTAAAATAATCATTCTAAATGAGTATAATCAACCCGTTGGTCCTACTAAAGAAGTAGTAAAAGAGTTGGGTAGCTTCCTCGGCACATTGGCAATGAGTGGGACTTTTTGTCCTCTTAATGTATTTAATTGGagaaaactagacacaaaagaTGATGTGTGGAAATATATCAAG GAAACATATGACATTCCTGACGAGGCGAAATAA
- the LOC138905522 gene encoding uncharacterized protein, with amino-acid sequence MGSLAFFSAEERPLDIQPLANRLVRLDISESNRVLACVVAQSSLFEQIMARQFDDPHLLVLRETVLRGSTKEVTIGEDSVLRLQGRLCVPNVDVLRETILDEAHNS; translated from the coding sequence atgggtagtttggccttcttctcagcagaggagaggccttTGGACATTCAgcccttggctaacagacttgtgaggctagatatttcagagtccaaccgagttcttgcatgtgtcgttgcccagtcttcactatttgagcagatcatggctcgccagtttgatgatccacacttgttggttctccgAGAGACGGTACTGCGGGGTAgtaccaaggaggttactatcggcgaagatagtgttctacgactccagggtcgtctatgtgttcctaatgtggatgtgcTGAGGGAAACGATCCTAGATGAGGCACACAATTcttga
- the LOC138905523 gene encoding uncharacterized protein has translation MVGEKVLLKVLPMKEIMRFGKKEKSSPRFIGPFEVLGGVGEVAYELALPPSLSGVHPTFHVSILRRYNADLSHVLDFSTIQLDESLGYEEEPVAIVDRQVRQLRSKKISAVKVQ, from the coding sequence atggtgggtgagaaagttctcTTAAAGGTTTTGCCAATGAAGgaaatcatgaggttcgggaagaaggaaaagtcgagcccaaggtttataggcccatttgaggtgttgggaggagttggggaggttgcttacgaacttgctttgcctcccagtctatcgggagttcatccgactTTCCATGTATCTATACTCCGGAGGTATAATGCCGAcctgtcgcatgtgttagactttagcacgaTTCAGCtggatgagagcttgggttatgaagaagagccagttgccattgtagataggcaggttcgccaattgaggtccaagaagatttccgCGGTAAAAGTTCAGTGA